The proteins below are encoded in one region of Metabacillus dongyingensis:
- a CDS encoding tetratricopeptide repeat protein, whose protein sequence is MKISYIEEMLKKHDYSAAIRHFLEGYREVAEENKLTRFRGFIRSFLDESQLKYLLQVLDASLMDQLSGIIIRDSYRRLKSPQTALWYCEQLIDENKLIEAEELLKELEEQELPGELREKLYFTMASALIGMRRLKAAEAYLKKCESAAGDPMDTRWAYFYLQTGEWDKAVSYLEAGTKDKKDGVIAYLLLVQHYAIQGEAGKSQTLLEEGLLLYPAYPKLILEKIRLSYKQKRWTEMEKAISDLNQLAPFHEYKRMAEYYTADSLYDQKEFEKLQAFLAEHSEFKKESHYKNFTGRTDDAAKMLNFKPVVQKYNYCVPACAEMIFSMYSKSYKQDEIADFVYSVSGSKLSKMIEYFEEKEFAGKYFFGNPDVFKTLIDQNTAVMINIDFPTTSHVQFLAGYDDNLQVFHVQDPNLRDTHEVMYEDLEREYGNNGALSLAILPENETAKLEVLSDNEHELAIKLFSLTEISHGQLSDSEQSFLKENLHNMAVSAYIIKYLPDLVAEEILDAAAKHVFEHSKESEYRSLSAAMAYFSVKNNDRAVEYLEQIPFRHNLAAYWYAKGRLCYNKDDYDSAFTAFTEALKFEPDDHILWGYLALTELNRDRVKEALRYSEIAMDINEEDGFSQINHGIILMDMNEHEKARNLFHTFLKREKQDGYVWFQRALCDKELGRYHLARRGFQTAIALEPETPLGYKELAGLYEFVYEDVPAAKEILEQGIKAAEDKQMLIHEAGDLFERAGEFDQARRFYQQAAELNPKDVYARISLAALYKDEGKTDQFFKTIHLDFEQFQKDSEFLINAGKLMFAASVEMEEKDSYMDLALSYVEKGVLYADSNIGEAVEIYVDLVSETPYSRRGVEFLESLKEGKKDEFFLISYIGCLYESQGLLDKAKQYLKQAISLNNDDVLPFYRLGEIALKQENFVEAEKQYKRVLALDPAHEQAMLDLASIANAREDREAEKEYLMSAFKLDPYCISAEAVLGVLESEQEVEAFKALLMSVKVEKAFLYDTLAYIHGKLGNLKEEEENLIKAFELAPSQFQILHHQVKLWIKQGKTKQAKSQLHTLLMENKENKILYDTWIELMLSTKSMHKIETEIKKMKLSNKEKSVVFMNAAAAYERQMQSMRDACEEMEEQKGWLKRFTNFSKMSLKFGMVIGLYEEAMKHDRENVTAVMWYVDFHLEAGLAEDAIKILEQWLRYQWEPDVASRLAVLYVNEFENVPEKKAVKYLSGACSLIETLLEENEDPDYLILLGMALLELGEYEESEKALMRALEIEPAVEKGYFHLARVYEAIDKYSKAEEAIRQAIAVNPDDHDNYNQLGLIYRHQNKLKPALEAVEKAISMEPEDLINLYNRACYLSALGRYKESGEQLESLYELDETFIFTEMAEEDEDLEPLKEAGYFPMNPLLKR, encoded by the coding sequence ATGAAGATTTCATACATAGAAGAAATGCTGAAAAAACATGACTATTCTGCTGCAATCCGTCACTTTTTAGAAGGATACAGGGAAGTCGCGGAGGAGAATAAGCTTACGCGTTTCCGCGGTTTCATCCGGTCATTCCTGGATGAAAGCCAACTAAAATACTTGCTTCAAGTTTTAGATGCATCATTAATGGACCAGCTAAGCGGTATCATTATAAGAGACAGTTACCGCAGATTAAAATCTCCTCAAACGGCTCTATGGTATTGCGAGCAGCTGATTGATGAGAACAAGCTGATTGAGGCAGAAGAACTTTTAAAGGAATTAGAAGAGCAGGAACTACCCGGTGAACTGAGGGAAAAGCTTTATTTTACAATGGCAAGTGCACTTATTGGGATGCGGCGATTAAAGGCTGCCGAGGCTTATCTGAAGAAGTGCGAATCTGCAGCAGGTGATCCGATGGATACACGCTGGGCGTACTTTTATTTGCAGACCGGAGAATGGGACAAGGCTGTTTCATACTTAGAAGCAGGTACAAAAGATAAAAAAGATGGTGTGATCGCTTATTTGCTGCTTGTTCAGCATTATGCCATTCAAGGCGAAGCCGGAAAGTCACAGACTCTATTGGAAGAAGGACTATTACTTTATCCAGCCTATCCAAAACTGATCCTTGAAAAAATTAGACTTAGCTATAAACAGAAGCGCTGGACGGAGATGGAGAAAGCAATCTCAGACTTAAATCAGCTGGCTCCTTTTCATGAATATAAAAGAATGGCAGAGTATTACACGGCTGATTCCTTATATGACCAGAAAGAATTTGAGAAACTTCAAGCATTTTTGGCAGAGCATAGTGAATTTAAAAAAGAATCCCATTATAAAAATTTTACTGGCCGAACGGACGATGCTGCTAAAATGCTGAACTTTAAGCCGGTTGTACAAAAATATAATTATTGTGTCCCGGCATGTGCCGAAATGATTTTCAGCATGTACAGCAAATCATATAAACAGGATGAAATCGCAGACTTTGTTTATTCAGTTTCAGGTTCAAAACTCTCCAAAATGATCGAGTATTTTGAAGAAAAAGAGTTTGCAGGCAAATACTTTTTTGGAAATCCCGACGTTTTCAAAACCCTGATTGACCAAAATACGGCTGTTATGATTAATATCGACTTTCCAACGACATCCCATGTTCAATTTCTTGCGGGCTACGATGACAATTTACAAGTCTTCCACGTTCAGGATCCTAATCTCAGAGACACACATGAAGTGATGTATGAGGACCTTGAACGGGAGTATGGGAACAACGGAGCTTTGTCATTAGCTATTCTTCCTGAAAATGAAACTGCAAAATTGGAGGTTTTGTCTGACAATGAACACGAATTAGCAATCAAACTCTTTTCATTGACCGAGATCTCTCACGGGCAGCTGAGTGATTCTGAACAATCCTTTTTAAAAGAAAATCTTCACAATATGGCTGTCTCTGCCTATATCATTAAATATCTTCCTGATTTAGTAGCAGAAGAGATTTTGGATGCAGCGGCAAAGCATGTTTTTGAGCATTCGAAGGAGTCAGAATACCGCAGCCTCTCTGCAGCCATGGCGTATTTCAGCGTAAAAAACAATGACCGCGCAGTGGAATACTTGGAACAAATTCCTTTTAGGCATAACCTTGCTGCTTATTGGTATGCAAAAGGCAGATTATGCTATAACAAGGATGACTATGACAGTGCTTTTACGGCATTTACTGAAGCCTTGAAATTTGAACCGGATGACCATATTCTTTGGGGCTATCTTGCTCTGACTGAACTAAATAGAGACCGTGTAAAGGAAGCTTTGAGATATTCGGAGATTGCGATGGATATTAATGAGGAAGATGGGTTTTCACAAATCAACCATGGAATTATTCTAATGGATATGAACGAGCATGAAAAAGCGAGAAACCTCTTCCACACTTTCTTGAAAAGAGAAAAGCAGGACGGGTATGTATGGTTTCAGCGGGCGTTGTGCGATAAAGAATTAGGCAGATACCATCTTGCAAGGAGAGGATTTCAGACTGCTATTGCACTGGAGCCGGAAACACCGCTTGGATATAAAGAGCTTGCAGGGCTTTATGAATTTGTATATGAGGATGTTCCTGCAGCGAAAGAGATACTTGAGCAGGGGATTAAAGCTGCTGAAGATAAACAGATGCTGATCCATGAAGCGGGAGATTTATTTGAGCGTGCCGGAGAATTTGATCAAGCAAGGCGATTCTATCAACAGGCAGCTGAGCTGAACCCGAAAGATGTGTATGCTCGTATTTCCCTTGCAGCTCTTTATAAAGACGAAGGTAAAACAGATCAATTTTTCAAGACCATTCACCTTGATTTTGAACAATTTCAAAAGGACAGTGAATTTCTAATCAATGCCGGAAAGCTTATGTTTGCTGCTAGTGTTGAAATGGAAGAAAAGGATTCATATATGGACCTGGCACTTTCTTATGTAGAAAAAGGAGTTTTATATGCAGATTCAAATATAGGGGAAGCCGTTGAGATTTATGTTGATCTGGTGTCTGAAACGCCATATTCACGCCGAGGGGTGGAGTTTTTAGAAAGCTTGAAAGAAGGAAAAAAAGACGAATTTTTTCTTATCAGCTATATCGGCTGTTTATATGAGTCTCAGGGTCTTTTGGATAAAGCAAAGCAGTATTTAAAGCAGGCTATTTCCTTAAATAATGATGATGTTCTTCCGTTTTACCGGCTTGGGGAGATCGCCTTAAAACAAGAAAATTTTGTTGAGGCAGAAAAACAGTACAAACGGGTGCTCGCGCTTGATCCTGCACATGAGCAGGCGATGCTGGATCTCGCTTCCATAGCAAATGCCAGAGAGGACAGGGAAGCAGAAAAAGAATACCTGATGTCTGCATTTAAACTCGATCCATATTGCATTTCTGCAGAAGCAGTCCTTGGAGTACTGGAGTCTGAGCAGGAAGTTGAAGCGTTTAAAGCTCTTCTGATGAGCGTGAAAGTTGAGAAAGCTTTCCTCTATGATACTCTTGCCTATATACACGGAAAGCTTGGAAATCTGAAAGAAGAGGAAGAAAACTTGATTAAAGCGTTTGAACTTGCGCCATCCCAATTCCAGATCCTGCATCATCAAGTCAAACTCTGGATAAAGCAGGGAAAAACGAAACAAGCAAAATCCCAGCTTCACACGCTGCTTATGGAAAACAAAGAGAATAAAATTCTTTATGATACATGGATTGAATTGATGCTGAGCACAAAGTCCATGCATAAAATTGAGACTGAAATTAAAAAAATGAAGCTTTCCAATAAAGAGAAAAGCGTAGTCTTTATGAATGCAGCAGCTGCATATGAACGTCAAATGCAATCCATGCGTGATGCCTGCGAAGAAATGGAAGAACAAAAAGGATGGCTGAAGAGGTTCACGAATTTTTCAAAGATGAGTCTGAAATTCGGTATGGTAATTGGACTATATGAAGAGGCGATGAAGCATGACCGTGAAAATGTAACAGCCGTTATGTGGTACGTCGATTTTCATTTAGAGGCAGGATTAGCAGAGGATGCCATTAAAATTCTGGAACAGTGGCTCCGCTATCAGTGGGAGCCTGATGTTGCCTCCAGGCTTGCTGTTCTTTATGTAAATGAATTTGAAAATGTTCCAGAGAAAAAAGCAGTTAAGTATTTGTCAGGAGCATGCAGCCTAATTGAAACGCTGCTTGAAGAAAACGAGGATCCAGACTATCTCATTTTGCTTGGAATGGCTTTACTTGAACTTGGCGAATATGAAGAATCAGAAAAAGCTCTCATGCGTGCATTAGAAATTGAGCCTGCTGTGGAAAAAGGATACTTTCACCTGGCTAGAGTCTATGAAGCTATAGATAAATACAGCAAAGCAGAAGAGGCAATCCGGCAAGCAATCGCTGTAAATCCAGACGATCATGACAACTATAATCAGCTCGGCCTGATTTATAGACATCAAAATAAACTAAAACCGGCACTAGAAGCAGTTGAGAAAGCTATTTCAATGGAGCCGGAGGATTTAATCAATTTATATAACAGGGCTTGTTATCTTTCAGCTTTGGGCAGATACAAAGAATCTGGCGAGCAGCTTGAATCTCTATACGAGCTTGATGAAACATTTATTTTCACTGAGATGGCAGAGGAAGACGAAGATTTAGAACCGTTGAAGGAAGCGGGATATTTTCCAATGAATCCGCTTCTGAAGAGATAA
- a CDS encoding manganese-dependent inorganic pyrophosphatase, with amino-acid sequence MEKVLIFGHKNPDTDTICSAIAYADLKTKLGLNAEPVRLGEINGETQFALNAFGIETPRLVETVANEVSGVILVDHNERQQSVSDIDDVRVLEVIDHHRIANFETSDPLYYRAEPVGCTATILNKMYKENGVSISKEIAGLMLSAIISDSLLFKSPTCTEQDIAAARELAEIAGVDPEVYGLDMLKAGADLSDKTVAELISLDAKEFSMGNYKVEIAQVNAVDPNDVLIHKEEIEALISAVIAEKELDLFIFVVTDILINDSVALALGRETRAVEQAYDVKLVDNTAVLKGVVSRKKQIVPVITDILTSTQV; translated from the coding sequence ATGGAAAAAGTTTTAATCTTTGGTCATAAAAATCCCGATACAGATACAATTTGCTCTGCAATTGCGTATGCTGATCTTAAAACAAAACTAGGATTAAATGCTGAACCGGTGCGCTTAGGTGAAATCAACGGTGAAACTCAATTCGCATTAAATGCATTTGGAATCGAAACTCCCCGCCTTGTAGAAACGGTGGCAAATGAAGTAAGCGGGGTTATTTTAGTTGATCATAACGAGCGTCAGCAAAGTGTAAGTGACATTGATGATGTCCGAGTACTTGAAGTTATTGACCATCATCGCATTGCCAATTTTGAGACAAGCGATCCATTGTACTATCGTGCAGAGCCAGTTGGCTGCACAGCTACCATTTTAAACAAAATGTACAAAGAAAATGGCGTAAGCATTTCTAAAGAAATTGCTGGATTGATGCTTTCTGCCATTATTTCAGATTCTTTATTATTTAAATCTCCTACATGTACAGAGCAAGATATTGCAGCAGCCCGCGAATTAGCGGAAATTGCAGGCGTTGATCCGGAGGTCTACGGCCTTGATATGCTTAAAGCAGGTGCAGACTTAAGCGACAAAACAGTAGCTGAGCTGATTTCACTTGATGCTAAGGAATTTTCTATGGGTAACTATAAAGTAGAAATAGCGCAAGTAAACGCTGTAGATCCAAACGATGTATTAATTCATAAAGAAGAAATTGAAGCATTGATTTCTGCTGTTATCGCTGAAAAAGAATTGGATTTATTCATCTTCGTTGTAACAGACATTTTAATTAATGATTCCGTAGCATTGGCTCTTGGACGCGAAACACGTGCTGTAGAACAGGCATATGATGTAAAGCTTGTGGATAACACAGCTGTTTTAAAAGGTGTCGTTTCCCGCAAAAAACAAATCGTGCCAGTCATTACAGACATTTTAACAAGTACACAAGTTTAA
- a CDS encoding YjcZ family sporulation protein → MSKDGNCGGGYNNGFALIIVLFILLIIIGASFVGGADYGGHGCC, encoded by the coding sequence ATGAGTAAAGATGGAAATTGCGGCGGCGGCTACAATAACGGTTTCGCGTTAATTATCGTATTGTTTATTTTATTGATCATCATCGGTGCTTCTTTTGTCGGCGGAGCTGACTACGGCGGCCACGGCTGCTGCTAA
- the metH gene encoding methionine synthase, protein MSDIKKQLEKKILVLDGAMGTMIQDANLSADDFGGEEYEGCNEYLTITAPEVIESIHDAYLDAKADIIETNTFGATKIVLDEYNLGHLAFELNKKAAEIAKKAAEKYSTPDWPRYVAGSMGPTTKTLSVTGGATFEELIQNYEEQTLGLLAGGADLLLLETSQDLLNVKAGFLGIKRAFEQAGKEIPLMISGTIEPMGTTLAGQDIEAFFISLEHMKPLSVGLNCATGPEFMTDHIRTLSGMAHTAVSCYPNAGLPDEEGNYHESPRSLAQKVKGFAEQGWLNIVGGCCGTTPAHITAIADAVGELEPRSVPERDPAHTVSGIEPLIYDDSMRPLFVGERTNVIGSRKFKRLIAEGKFEEAAEIARAQVKNGAHVIDICLADPDREEVEDMEAFIKEITKKVKAPLVIDSTDELVIEKALSYSQGKVIINSINLEDGEERFEAVVPLIHKYGAAVVVGTIDEKGMALTAEQKLDIAVRSFELLTQKYGLNPSDIIFDPLVFPVGTGDAQYIGSAEETIKGIRLIKERLPECLTILGVSNVSFGLPPVGREVLNAVYLYHCTQAGLDYAIVNTEKLERFASIPKEEIEMSETLLFNTNDETLAAFTNHYRGKKKTVKKPVQSLPLEERLAQYVVEGTKEGLLADLEIALKEYATPLDIINGPLMKGMAEVGELFNTNQLIVAEVLQSAEVMKASVSFLEPHMEKKDDSGKGKILLATVKGDVHDIGKNLVDIILSNNGYKVVDLGIKVTPQDLILAVKKENPDIVGLSGLLVKSAQQMVLTAQDLKEAEISVPIMVGGAALSRKFADGKIAPQYGGPVIYAKDAMDGLSLANRIRIDPTQFKKKEAVPERSAEKKAIPAVIELLEKRAALTPSPYFVPEDCRRHIIKDIELSHLIPYINMQMLIGHHLGLKGKVKEMLKNKDPKAVALKETIDELLKQGYAEKWFQPAAVYQFFPAESDGNMLHILDPETEKTLQTFEFPRQSKLPHRCISDYIRPKDENKQRDYVSFFAVTAGKKVREIANRFKEQGDYLKSHVVQALALELAEGLAERTHQLIRDQWGFPDPPDFTMDQRFSAKYQGQRFSFGYPACPNLDDQAKLFDLISPEDIGVNLTEGFMMEPEASVTALVVAHPEARYFNVLN, encoded by the coding sequence ATGTCTGATATAAAAAAGCAGCTTGAGAAAAAAATCCTCGTTCTGGACGGAGCGATGGGCACCATGATACAGGATGCAAATCTTTCTGCAGATGATTTCGGCGGAGAAGAATACGAGGGCTGCAATGAGTATTTAACGATTACTGCACCAGAAGTCATCGAATCCATTCATGATGCTTACCTGGACGCTAAAGCAGATATTATTGAAACCAACACATTTGGCGCTACCAAGATTGTTCTTGATGAATATAATCTCGGTCACCTCGCTTTTGAGTTAAATAAAAAAGCGGCGGAGATCGCCAAAAAGGCAGCTGAAAAATATTCAACTCCTGACTGGCCGCGTTATGTTGCGGGCTCAATGGGCCCTACGACAAAAACACTTTCTGTTACAGGCGGAGCAACGTTTGAAGAGCTTATTCAAAATTACGAAGAACAGACACTCGGCCTGCTTGCAGGCGGAGCTGATTTGCTTCTTCTTGAAACGAGCCAGGACTTATTAAATGTGAAAGCAGGCTTTCTCGGCATTAAACGCGCCTTTGAACAAGCAGGCAAAGAAATTCCGCTGATGATATCAGGGACAATTGAACCTATGGGAACGACGCTTGCCGGCCAGGATATCGAAGCCTTTTTCATCTCGCTTGAGCACATGAAGCCTTTATCTGTAGGTCTAAACTGTGCAACAGGGCCAGAATTCATGACCGACCACATCCGGACGCTATCAGGCATGGCCCATACAGCTGTCAGCTGCTATCCTAATGCCGGCCTGCCTGATGAGGAAGGAAATTATCATGAATCTCCCCGTTCTCTTGCTCAGAAAGTAAAAGGATTTGCAGAACAGGGCTGGCTGAACATTGTCGGAGGCTGCTGCGGGACTACACCTGCACATATTACCGCCATTGCTGATGCTGTAGGTGAACTCGAGCCCCGCTCCGTTCCGGAACGTGATCCGGCTCATACTGTTTCTGGCATCGAGCCGCTTATTTATGATGATTCCATGCGGCCTCTCTTCGTCGGAGAACGGACAAATGTAATTGGCTCCAGAAAGTTTAAACGACTAATAGCGGAGGGGAAATTTGAAGAAGCAGCTGAAATTGCCCGAGCTCAAGTTAAGAATGGCGCCCATGTAATCGATATTTGTCTGGCTGATCCTGACCGCGAAGAAGTAGAAGATATGGAAGCCTTCATAAAAGAGATTACGAAAAAAGTAAAGGCACCTCTTGTCATAGATTCAACGGATGAGTTAGTCATTGAAAAGGCACTTTCCTATTCTCAAGGGAAAGTGATCATCAATTCCATCAACTTAGAAGACGGTGAAGAGAGATTTGAAGCAGTCGTCCCGCTCATTCACAAATACGGGGCAGCTGTTGTTGTTGGAACGATTGATGAAAAAGGAATGGCGCTGACTGCTGAGCAAAAGCTTGATATCGCAGTCCGTTCCTTCGAGCTGCTGACTCAAAAATACGGGTTAAATCCATCAGATATCATCTTTGATCCGCTCGTATTCCCTGTCGGAACAGGAGACGCGCAATATATCGGCTCGGCAGAAGAAACGATAAAGGGCATCCGTTTAATTAAAGAACGCTTGCCGGAATGCCTGACAATCCTTGGAGTCAGCAATGTATCCTTCGGCCTTCCGCCTGTTGGACGCGAAGTACTGAACGCCGTTTATTTGTATCATTGCACTCAGGCAGGACTTGATTATGCAATCGTCAATACGGAGAAACTCGAACGATTTGCATCGATTCCAAAAGAAGAAATTGAAATGTCAGAAACTCTTCTTTTCAATACGAATGACGAAACATTGGCTGCCTTTACAAATCACTACAGAGGCAAAAAGAAAACCGTAAAAAAACCGGTTCAGTCTCTTCCTCTAGAAGAACGCCTTGCTCAATATGTGGTCGAGGGTACGAAAGAAGGACTGCTTGCAGATCTTGAGATTGCCTTAAAAGAGTACGCAACACCGCTGGATATAATAAACGGTCCACTTATGAAAGGCATGGCTGAGGTAGGAGAGCTGTTTAATACAAACCAGCTTATTGTTGCCGAAGTGCTGCAAAGCGCAGAAGTCATGAAAGCATCCGTCTCCTTTTTAGAGCCACACATGGAAAAAAAGGATGACAGCGGGAAAGGCAAAATTCTGCTTGCTACGGTAAAAGGAGACGTTCATGATATCGGCAAAAATCTAGTCGATATCATCTTGAGCAACAATGGCTACAAGGTTGTAGACTTAGGCATAAAAGTGACACCTCAGGACTTAATTCTGGCTGTCAAAAAAGAAAATCCCGATATCGTCGGACTTTCGGGTCTTCTCGTAAAATCCGCCCAGCAAATGGTATTGACTGCACAGGATTTAAAAGAAGCTGAAATCTCCGTGCCAATCATGGTTGGCGGTGCTGCCTTATCCAGAAAATTTGCTGACGGAAAAATTGCTCCACAGTACGGCGGACCTGTCATTTACGCCAAGGATGCAATGGATGGACTGTCCCTTGCAAACAGAATCAGAATAGATCCTACACAATTTAAGAAAAAAGAAGCCGTTCCTGAAAGATCTGCTGAAAAGAAAGCAATTCCGGCAGTAATAGAGCTGCTGGAAAAAAGGGCTGCACTCACTCCCTCTCCTTATTTTGTGCCAGAGGATTGCAGGCGGCATATTATTAAAGATATCGAACTGTCACATCTGATTCCTTACATTAACATGCAGATGCTGATTGGCCATCATCTTGGCCTAAAAGGAAAAGTAAAGGAAATGCTTAAAAATAAAGATCCGAAAGCTGTTGCCTTAAAAGAAACAATAGATGAGCTTCTTAAACAGGGCTACGCGGAAAAATGGTTCCAGCCTGCAGCCGTTTATCAATTTTTCCCTGCAGAGTCAGATGGCAATATGCTTCATATTCTGGATCCCGAAACGGAAAAAACCTTGCAGACATTTGAATTCCCAAGGCAATCAAAGCTGCCGCACCGCTGCATATCTGATTATATCCGTCCAAAAGATGAGAACAAACAAAGAGATTATGTCTCCTTCTTTGCGGTAACCGCCGGAAAAAAAGTAAGGGAAATTGCCAACCGTTTTAAAGAGCAGGGAGATTATTTAAAGAGCCATGTTGTACAGGCACTGGCACTTGAGCTTGCCGAAGGCCTTGCAGAACGGACTCACCAGCTGATCCGTGACCAGTGGGGCTTTCCTGATCCTCCGGATTTTACTATGGATCAGCGCTTTTCTGCGAAATATCAGGGTCAGCGTTTTTCTTTCGGATACCCGGCCTGTCCGAATCTGGATGACCAGGCTAAATTATTTGACCTCATATCTCCGGAAGATATCGGCGTGAACCTGACTGAAGGCTTCATGATGGAGCCGGAAGCGTCAGTAACGGCACTCGTTGTTGCCCATCCAGAAGCAAGATATTTCAATGTATTGAACTAA
- a CDS encoding SDR family oxidoreductase translates to MSQDNQSKKTMPAQHQDVQPGHENLMNPLPEFDALQYKGSEKLLDKVAIITGGDSGIGRAVAIHYAKEGADVVISYLDEHEDANETKRLIEQEGRRCILMPGDIGEESFCGQIVSETINQLGKLDILVNNAAEQHPQAGIEEISKEQLERTFKTNIFSFFYMVKAALPHLKKGSSIINTSSITAYAGNEQLIDYSSTKGAITTFTRSLSMSLVKKGIRVNGVAPGPIWTPLIPSTFDAKKVSEFGADTPMGRPGQPDELAPSYVFLASNDSTYITGQMIHVNGGKIING, encoded by the coding sequence ATGAGTCAAGATAATCAAAGCAAAAAAACAATGCCAGCACAGCATCAGGATGTACAGCCGGGACATGAGAACTTAATGAACCCTCTGCCTGAATTTGATGCACTTCAATATAAGGGCAGTGAGAAGCTGCTTGATAAAGTGGCTATTATTACAGGAGGAGATTCAGGAATTGGACGGGCAGTTGCAATCCATTACGCAAAGGAGGGCGCAGATGTCGTCATTTCTTACTTAGACGAGCATGAGGATGCAAATGAAACGAAACGGCTTATTGAACAAGAAGGCCGAAGATGTATTCTTATGCCGGGAGATATAGGCGAAGAATCTTTTTGCGGACAAATTGTTTCAGAAACCATCAATCAGCTTGGAAAACTCGATATCCTTGTAAATAATGCCGCAGAGCAGCATCCTCAGGCAGGAATTGAAGAGATATCAAAAGAACAGCTCGAACGGACGTTCAAAACGAATATCTTCTCCTTTTTTTATATGGTGAAAGCAGCACTTCCTCATCTGAAAAAAGGAAGCAGTATAATCAATACGTCCTCCATTACAGCATATGCGGGCAATGAGCAGCTGATTGATTATTCATCAACGAAAGGTGCAATTACAACATTTACAAGATCTCTTTCCATGTCCCTTGTAAAAAAAGGTATAAGGGTAAACGGAGTGGCCCCTGGCCCAATTTGGACCCCTCTCATTCCATCTACCTTTGATGCAAAAAAAGTTTCGGAATTTGGGGCTGACACTCCTATGGGGCGTCCCGGCCAGCCTGATGAACTTGCTCCAAGCTACGTTTTCCTTGCCAGCAACGATTCTACTTATATAACGGGTCAGATGATTCACGTAAATGGCGGAAAAATCATTAACGGATAA